Proteins encoded together in one Plasmodium vivax chromosome 6, whole genome shotgun sequence window:
- a CDS encoding hypothetical protein, conserved (encoded by transcript PVX_001955A) — protein sequence MGDHQNAPTQEEDQLCYIDRFDVNELIGGVEQNEGDAQCNEGSDVCKYEIPFFLCNGENNREDSERNSSVSYLDDGASTIISKQDEDNGTEEDPVGKKKTKKKQTIKTKGKGKGKNTQTAKEKINIIFIPNDGRGLDSFEEILSMKNVSSEKVEKKLNEKVYQIFCKSVADINTHNLSKARKGSERQRRGTLHVEHIDYGDIFLSIRDSMTRRERRSSNNLLRDDSRRQLRRYTNGEDHQQALLGRRKVKNAYNYRCNGGNFFKSYRKKDTRYCLPIGGDRVIEKGASHVRRRRVAASHNHHVAANKRRNYVPLEDRKFLPNCYMTENGKKQNGMYSPGDYEEKKGPPFPGEKIAPNSVFIHSGRSPRGTDVTPQEGQTNRIRAATQEEIHHCEQQYYPSRRDNGEVAPHKGSAPAVLEISQRDKQPGEGATSECEINFAFDSRGEEKHDGEAEAGNAPEVNDADVAKEGEKKDSTSPPMHSHHVEAKEKIAPDDGDASEMCHWREEASACAESVVSLGSLKQSGGHGGSNPCLYSREDKEYFDLLVRRYEKTKLSLEGSEVLSVSVSDAPGGEAAVIEAGEVGEVEEAEVMQVVEEAGEANEILLGEPKPEDRASQIDAEEGEDAPTGEPPMDKAPTDENLQIGRYEELLENDMCDLYNLKMHDLKTLKKCDFGLSKNLLIKDIFMYHSNGLKEDEGPLDVDGMEDAQGGNEEPVDEDDGEIKSFLAKLKADVTSQIGMNNEDGEQAFDLLDSVHANDCYYDCDGGEEDVRGRDLFEDDPHDGEDFPMGSKLNLSDLDDDVGGGTAGVAIGVGMDPAVEETPPGGGSLFESPTKLEEERKDTECQTEFPLDFSRNTNRTPRKKSVEVILVKKKLKRMKEKDEEGEDEGQNKWGVSQTDSKGKCRRYPRRNRIKTLRYWIGERELTKRNPHTGEIDVVGFSECTNLGDLSPHIIGPIKYKTLNLRDMMYPLSADDEEGGHRRGSDSVDDASGDGLAGFHTDGQADGRVKTHVSDNRGGGQSRKRRRSEQKGALERDANAEEVVEEVAEEGEDDSERVGARLSSRSYNVSRRRRKRKFINIVNYIKKRRRKKAAKGVEKREGDSSEGNHTVGEDHNSGENHNAEENEDNLFHDASSWRFDEEVAGVEEAPGMEAPTEELPVEEVPGKEAPKEEAPIEEPPVEELPVEELPVEEAPKEEAPREEPPIELPPVEAADQLVATEEGLEEGTKESAIEGEDEEAKGATKKKVSEKSKTEEKRKKDVKRKIKERRIDQMYKELSLFNLDFLSTGGKVKASKGEKKARRGAPGGKGAKKDITKGGKEGRKEKKQSKQEETQKEQTSGEPQSSENTACDEELNGPKVATILRTDEVGSTSGEEADGKVASEEISCTVEHDEKELPPSGDLLVEESPADSEGKPLFGEQPQYHQQGKDEADDVKTNEVISSNLCEVEEYTKRKVQSTANEAKSGSTAGEDEADVPVTTPQNDGAKLNHMKEERNDEGGKSERNKKIKMVPVEGGTEMADVRKDSSNEVPSCSRTDTHLQGEEKNGTALCVKSSRDYKTVLKKSLRVKVVHFDVDRRKQRRSKTGGADAMGEAADILHEVKIPQLLSLNSCIITEPVWRRQGGPQPVQRPDDPARKIQLEQPPPQLGGVRRRRGED from the exons ATGGGTGACCACCAGAACGCGCCCACGCAGGAAGAAGACCAGCTCTGTTACATAGACAGATTCGACGTAAACGAGCTAATCGGAGGAGTAGAGCAGAATGAAGGAGATGCCCAATGCAACGAAGGTAGCGATGTGTGCAAGTACGAAATACCGTTCTTTCTCTGCAACGGGGAAAACAATAGGGAAGACTCCGAAAGAAACTCCTCAGTCAGTTACCTCGACGATGGAGCGTCCACTATCATTTCGAAGCAAGATGAGGACAACGGAACGGAAGAAGATCcagtagggaaaaaaaaaacaaaaaaaaaacaaaccatcaaaacgaaagggaaaggaaaggggaaaaacacacaaacagcaaaggaaaaaattaatattatttttatacccAATGATGGTAGAGGACTTGACAGTTTTGAAGAAATACTCTCCatgaaaaatgtgagcagtgaaaaagtagaaaaaaaattaaacgaaaAAGTTTACcaaatattttgcaaaagtgttGCAGATATAAACACACACAATTTGAGTAAAGCGAGGAAAGGAAGTGAGCGGCAGAGAAGGGGGACTCTCCATGTAGAACACATCGATTATGGGGATATATTTCTCTCCATTAGGGATTCCATGACGAGGAgggaaaggagaagcagcaacaACCTTCTGCGGGATGACTCACGTAGGCAGCTGAGGAGGTACACTAATGGGGAGGACCATCAACAGGCGTTActggggaggaggaaggttaaaaatgcatacaaTTACCGCTGCAACGGTGGGaacttcttcaaatcgtacagaaaaaaagacacTCGTTATTGTCTCCCCATTGGAGGAGACCGTGTTATAGAAAAGGGAGCTAGCCACGTTCGTAGGAGAAGAGTTGCCGCTTCACATAACCACCACGTTGCAGCCAATAAGCGGAGGAACTACGTCCCCCTGGAGGATAGGAAGTTTCTACCAAATTGTTATATGACTGAGAAtgggaagaaacaaaatggcaTGTACTCTCCGGGTGACTacgaggaaaagaaggggcCGCCTTTCCCAGGGGAGAAAATCGCTCCAAACAGTGTTTTCATTCATTCGGGGAGGAGCCCACGTGGGACTGATGTGACACCCCAAGAGGGGCAAACAAATAGAATCCGAGCCGCTACGCAAGAAGAAATACACCACTGTGAGCAGCAGTACTACCCCTCGAGGAGGGACAACGGTGAGGTGGCACCACATAAGGGAAGCGCCCCCGCAGTTTTAGAGATTAGCCAAAGGGATAAACAACCTGGGGAGGGGGCAACAAGTGAAtgtgaaataaattttgcttttgactccaggggggaagagaaacACGACGGTGAGGCAGAAGCGGGGAATGCGCCAGAGGTTAATGACGCAGACGTGgcaaaggagggggagaagaaggataGCACAAGCCCCCCCATGCATAGTCACCATGTggaagcaaaagaaaagataGCACCCGATGATGGGGACGCCAGTGAGATGTGCCACTGGAGAGAAGAGGCGAGTGCATGTGCCGAATCGGTAGTCAGTTTGGGGAGCCTCAAGCAATCGGGAGGGCACGGAGGAAGCAACCCCTGTTTATACAGCAGGGAAGACAAAGAATATTTCGACTTGCTGGTGAGAAGGTATGAAAAGACGAAATTGTCTCTGGAGGGCAGTGAGGTTTTGTCCGTCAGTGTGAGCGACGcgccagggggggaggcggcggtGATAGAGGCGGGAGAAGtgggagaagtggaagaggcGGAAGTGATGCAAGTGGTGGAAGAAGCCGGGGAGGCAAATGAGATCCTTCTGGGGGAGCCCAAGCCGGAGGACCGAGCGAGTCAAATCGACGCGGAAGAAGGGGAGGACGCACCAACGGGGGAGCCCCCAATGGATAAGGCACCCACTGATGAGAACCTCCAAATAGGGAGGTACGAGGAGCTCCTCGAAAACGACATGTGCGATTTGTACAACCTGAAGATGCACGATTTAAAGACGCTAAAAAAATGCGATTTTGGTCTCTCGAAAAATTTACTCATAAAGGATATCTTCATGTATCATAGTAACGGCTTGAAGGAAGACGAGGGTCCGTTAGATGTAGACGGGATGGAAGatgcacaggggggaaatgaagAACCTGTTGATGAAGACGATGGAGAAATTAAAAGCTTCCTGGCGAAACTGAAGGCAGATGTGACTAGCCAAATAGGCATGAATAATGAGGACGGTGAGCAGGCCTTCGATCTGCTAGATTCGGTGCACGCGAATGATTGTTACTATGATTGCgatgggggggaggaggatgTAAGGGGGCGTGACCTCTTCGAGGATGATCCCCACGACGGAGAGGATTTCCCCATGGGGTCGAAGCTGAATCTGTCGGATTTGGATGACGACGTTGGCGGTGGCACAGCGGGTGTAGCAATCGGTGTAGGGATGGACCCTGCGGTTGAGGAGACCCCCCCCGGAGGAGGGTCCCTGTTCGAGAGCCCAACGAAACTGGAGGAAGAGAGGAAGGACACGGAATGCCAAACGGAGTTCCCCCTGGATTTTTCGAGGAACACCAACAGAAcccccagaaaaaaaagcgtagAGGTcattttagtaaaaaaaaaactgaagaggatgaaggagaaggacgaGGAAGGGGAGGACGAAGGacaaaacaaatggggagtgAGTCAGACGGATTCAAAAGGTAAATGTAGAAGGTACCCAAGAAGAAACCGAATTAAAACATTACGCTATTGGATTGGAGAAAGGGAACTCACCAAGAGGAACCCACACACAGGGGAAATTGACGTCGTCGGATTTAGCGAATGTACTAACTTGGGGGATTTGTCTCCTCACATTATTGGGccaataaaatataagacGCTGAATCTGAGGGATATGATGTACCCTTTGAGTGctgatgatgaggagggtGGGCATCGTCGGGGGAGTGACTCTGTGGATGACGCTTCGGGTGATGGGTTGGCTGGTTTCCACACGGATGGTCAGGCGGATGGCCGAGTGAAGACACACGTGAGTGATAatcgggggggaggccaaaGCAGGAAGAGGCGCAGGAGTGAGCAGAAAGGGGCACTTGAGAGGGACGCTAATGCAGAGGAGGTCGTGGAGGAGGTcgcggaggagggggaggacgaCTCCGAGCGAGTGGGCGCTCGACTCTCCAGCAGAAGCTACAACGTTTCCAGGAGAAGGCGGAAAAGGAAGTTCATCAACattgttaattatattaagaagaggagaaggaaaaaagcgGCCAAAGGTGTTGAGAAGCGGGAGGGGGACAGCTCGGAGGGGAATCACACCGTGGGGGAGGATCACAACTCGGGGGAGAACCACAACGCGGAGGAGAATGAGGACAACCTGTTTCACGATGCGAGCAGCTGGCGTTTCGATGAGGAGGTCGCCGGTGTGGAAGAGGCACCAGGGATGGAGGCGCCAACTGAAGAGCTACCAGTTGAAGAGGTACCAGGGAAAGAGGCGccaaaggaagaagcaccaATTGAAGAGCCACCGGTTGAAGAGCTACCAGTTGAAGAGCTACCAGTTGAAGAAGCAccaaaggaagaagcaccaAGGGAGGAGCCCCCAATCGAGCTGCCACCCGTCGAAGCGGCTGACCAGCTGGTTGCGACTGAGGAAGGCTTGGAGGAGGGGACCAAAGAGAGCGCAAtcgaaggggaagacgaagaggCGAAGGGCgcgacgaaaaaaaaagtctccgagaagagcaaaacggaggagaagaggaaaaaagatgtgaaaaggaaaataaaggaaagAAGAATCGATCAGATGTACAAAGAGTTGTCTCTGTTCAATTTGGATTTTCTGTCCACCGGGGGGAAGGTCAAAGCGtcgaagggggagaagaaggccaGGCGGGGCGCGCCCGGGGGGAAAGGCGCGAAGAAGGACATAActaagggggggaaggaggggaggaaggagaagaagcaatCGAAGCAGGAAGAAACGCAGAAGGAGCAGACATCGGGGGAGCCGCAGAGCAGCGAAAACACCGCCTGCGATGAGGAGCTAAATGGACCGAAAGTGGCGACCATTTTGAGGACAGACGAAGTTGGTAGCACGAGCGGTGAGGAGGCCGATGGTAAGGTTGCATCGGAGGAGATTAGCTGTACAGTTGAACATGACGAAAAGGAGTTACCTCCGAGTGGCGATCTGCTCGTGGAGGAGAGTCCTGCTGACAGTGAGGGGAAGCCCCTTTTTGGAGAGCAGCCTCAGTACCATCAACAGGGTAAGGATGAGGCGGACGATGTGAAAACAAACGAAGTCATTTCTTCTAACCTTTGTGAGGTGGAGGAATACACGAAGCGGAAAGTTCAGTCGACTGCAAATGAGGCGAAGAGTGGGAGCACAGCAGGGGAGGACGAAGCGGACGTACCTGTGACAACTCCACAGAATGACGGAGCAAAGTTAAATCATATgaaagaggaaagaaatgatgaggggggaaaatctGAGAGgaataaaaagataaagatgGTTCCCGTTGAAGGAGGAACCGAAATGGCAGATGTGCGGAAGGACTCATCAAATGAAGTGCCGTCTTGTAGCCGTACAGATACTCATCTacagggggaggagaagaatgGGACAGCACTGTGTGTGAAGTCCAGTAGGGATTATAAGACCGTTTTGAAGAAATCCCTCCGCGTAAAAgttgttcattttgatgTGGATAGAAGGAAGcagaggaggagcaaaacggGGGGGGCCGACGCGATGGGTGAAGCGGCGGACATATTGCACGAAGTGAAGATCCCCCAGCTGCTCAGCCTTAACAGCTGCATTATCACAG AACCTGTTTGGCGACGTCAAGGTGGACCTCAGCCTGTACAGCGTCCGGATGACCCCGCGAGAAAAATACAGCTCGAGCAGCCTCCACCACAACTTG gtGGGGTACGTAGACGCCGGGGAGAGGATTAA
- a CDS encoding hypothetical protein, conserved (encoded by transcript PVX_001960A), translated as MEVSNEAQKCIGGMEAGKGSNADQDCKDSACGKADSLSNEVGSKAGEEGANNAGNCNSGEAPKASDGAGGKSESDMKKGEGDGNKKESGMNQNENNMNKTDKGKKRKNSKKKYYSKGKKQADLCPPEKTPIQENGGPTNSNNLGEGKAKGEEGTKKGEVNNAPNVESAEKEDEEQMGKGSGIKGFKNGQEAETSNVKAGEAGPDKSADGERKTKKKRKKAKRKKKKGKGAGEGEDKDKGDGKDDCKGDCKDDGIGDGTGRGEAGDEEISGLTKVKDTLPNDHSNENASTTTAISNNTDCNAERKSTVKGTMDSANLYSNDLTTEPVADQKKSKKKKKKSSKGNKTVQHDKAQNGEENLTFPKNKKEPPSKKTNVNQHPVYRVPSRGMTKDQLNNLANLIYKNSIGYGLPPKGVSSNFGSNPCERSCSNYPLNFLNMQAKRNMLQFPKSTNCKYGFNVDNQGYSNCLYGPVPFRSANECYDFSYAEGAPTGMGNFFYGSDVSRNALMERALSLHGMYGVGGVGGVGSFSGVGGVGGVGVVGSFSGAAFRRQRKLPPLGNDGLARGANYELSKKKAELPNGHMARFNSAAPSAKHLHYEQNQEELTFSKRDGNKKGNYHTAGRSVSKGGQILQGGLNSTVTVAKMTNIGNAVKEENFSSASNFAYFTNGANLNVRGKYPQQGNTQLSNNPVIPGMRNDGTYAHMQRGKYNAYYPHPSADIVQTRKFTKGISAPFRPFKMQNSVANSRRVPPNGGGGENYIGEKITHGGVAAKHREETPKGSGPTCERGKATNFEVNKEIHKFIDYCVKNYGDKYIANVLHEFSPNGIGQKYDELRNIFKMNISEESLSTLQMLERDGSGELPAFLKGRPEVGGEAATGGSLKEEPLKGEPLKGEPLKGEPLKGEPLKGEPLKGEPLKEEPLKEEPLKGKPLKEEPLKEEPLHGEPLKEGAAPGDAADPGNVFEGDPALSVTIPPGLSLPDINRALLHGAYLDNIAVVKKCLEKNADINYFDKIGRRALHYACAGGYYEICQLLIDNGAKVNVSDYKHWTPLHIAVTKMHKEITELLLKNDANIHAMLPHSLSPNRGKTTASMCIHFAAIKGSKEITELLLHYGAKINDTDLSNRTALHYAAYRNNSDYLKFLIYEEKAKVNIFDVHNRLPIHAACLGGVLKNVQLLAENKSFLQKRDIYDMSPMDIATIKKFKDVRKFLAKYINENFSPSDAEEGEAAAEKKKENAQVGGETNIQMGVKGAAEGEANQGEDLPPPADQSDEHKMDPKEFYNDNKMIKDILTTTISTILKERNRDQIKRVVDALGVYISLSLLEKTILIQNYGGIDMVSKEGKRTNGGVFFYLIKYMYKNDIISKFKYDYIVEEEKEKKKTYRKLKKKLLQEEENAQGGGAKGGGAMGGNVKGVSANCSGSKSATAKDTNGKNLDGGLSGEAPPEGKSKKKKNDKFVGQPKGTRNGSTSFNSAKGAAMESVQNGGAPVVGASGNKASKGCNTQKTTRGRSALSTHNGEVKHTGSEQVVSLPAVAAVGTTHKYNCNPLATKNAGNNPHFGNLQSDQPPKDTHTSNAEEGKNKKKKKKKKNNNNNNITNNNDSNANNTAQAVGVDARAGTPNNCVAKANVGSSFLNLVQNSYASMQNMVETQGQGKRAYRLNGAAGERGNFDWGHGGGSSGFGGFGNFGVFDGYGSLDGFSSFGHWNGVSSLNCRPLRRNQVSMNFSNGSNRVSLNSHNGCNQVSMNSRNNGNQYSKSIRSYQNEFPIPYVNGVQKSAYDYMGCAENPGGYPHSQNVYMVNNLCNPHGNGKQKKLLSNLSGGRFRGYPKM; from the coding sequence atggaagtctcaaatgaagcgcaaaaatgtaTCGGGGGGATGGAAGCGGGAAAGGGAAGCAATGCAGACCAGGACTGCAAAGATTCAGCGTGTGGAAAAGCAGACAGTTTAAGTAATGAGGTAGGAAGTAAGGCGGGAGAGGAGGGCGCAAATAACGCCGGAAATTGCAATAGCGGCGAGGCGCCCAAGGCGAGTGATGGGGCGGGCGGCAAAAGCGAAAGCGACAtgaaaaaaggcgaaggcGATgggaataaaaaggaaagcggGATGAACCAAAACGAAAACAATATGAACAAAACcgataaggggaaaaaaagaaaaaattcgaaGAAAAAGTATTATAGTAAAGGTAAGAAGCAGGCGGATTTGTGCCCCCCAGAAAAAACGCCCATCCAGGAGAACGGCGGGCCTACGAACAGCAACAACCTTGGggagggaaaagcaaaaggcgAGGAAGgtacaaaaaagggtgaaGTGAATAATGCCCCCAATGTTGAATCGGCTGAaaaggaagacgaagaacaAATGGGCAAGGGGAGCGGCATAAAGGGGTTTAAAAATGGACAGGAGGCCGAAACGAGCAATGTTAAGGCGGGAGAGGCGGGGCCGGACAAATCCGCGGACGGGGAAAGAaagacaaagaaaaaaagaaaaaaagccaaacggaaaaagaaaaagggtaAAGGTGCGggcgaaggggaagataAAGATAAAGGAGATGGAAAGGACGATTGCAAAGGCGATTGCAAAGACGATGGAATAGGCGATGGAACGGGCCGTGGCGAAGCGGGCGACGAGGAGATTAGCGGCCTGACAAAAGTTAAGGACACGCTCCCAAATGATCACAGCAATGAAAATGCCAGCACCACCACGGCAATTAGCAACAACACGGATTGCAACGCGGAGAGGAAGAGCACCGTCAAGGGCACCATGGACTCTGCGAACCTTTACAGCAATGACCTTACGACCGAGCCAGTGGCCGACCagaaaaagagcaaaaagaagaaaaaaaaatcttcaaaGGGGAATAAAACTGTGCAGCATGATaaggcacaaaatggagaggaaaATCTcacttttccaaaaaataaaaaggaaccaCCCTCTAAAAAGACAAACGTGAATCAGCACCCTGTGTACAGAGTACCTAGCAGAGGTATGACCAAAGATCAACTTAACAATCTGGcgaatttaatttataaaaatagcaTTGGTTATGGTCTCCCCCCGAAGGGTGTAAGTAGTAACTTCGGTTCGAATCCATGTGAACGTTCGTGTAGTAATTACCCCCTCAATTTTCTGAACATGcaggcaaaaaggaacatgcTGCAATTTCCGAAAAGCACAAATTGTAAATATGGCTTTAATGTGGACAATCAGGGATACTCAAATTGTTTGTATGGACCGGTCCCCTTCCGCAGCGCCAATGAGTGCTACGATTTTTCGTACGCGGAGGGGGCTCCCACTGGCATGGGGAATTTTTTCTACGGGAGCGACGTGTCGAGGAACGCCCTAATGGAGCGGGCCCTCTCGTTGCACGGCATGTACGGCGTGGGCGGagttggcggcgttggcaGTTTtagcggtgttggcggcgttggcggaGTTGGCGTTGTTGGCAGCTTCAGCGGAGCCGCCTTTCGAAGACAACGCAAACTGCCACCGCTTGGAAACGACGGCTTGGCGCGAGGTGCCAATTACGAATTAAGCAAGAAGAAAGCGGAGTTACCAAATGGCCACATGGCCAGGTTCAACTCGGCTGCCCCCAGCGCGAAACATTTGCACTATGAACAGAATCAGGAGGAGCTAACTTTCAGCAAACGAGATggtaacaaaaaggggaactaCCATACCGCGGGTAGAAGTGTGTCCAAGGGAGGGCAAATCCTTCAGGGGGGCCTCAACAGCACGGTGACTGTAGCGAAAATGACCAACATTGGCAACGCagtgaaggaggagaacTTTTCCAGTGCGTCCAACTTTGCCTACTTTACCAATGGGGCGAATCTAAACGTGAGAGGGAAGTACCCTCAGCAAGGGAACACTCAACTGAGCAACAACCCAGTGATCCCGGGCATGCGGAATGATGGCACCTACGCGCAcatgcaaagggggaagtatAACGCGTATTATCCCCACCCAAGTGCAGATATAGTGCAGACGAGGAAGTTCACGAAAGGGATTAGTGCCCCGTTTAGACCctttaaaatgcaaaacagTGTTGCTAACAGTAGAAGGGTTCCACCGaacgggggaggaggggaaaactACATCGGTGAGAAAATTACACACGGGGGAGTAGCAGCTAAACATAGGGAGGAGACCCCCAAAGGAAGTGGCCCAACttgcgaaaggggaaaagctaCCAACTTCGAGGTTAATAAAGAGATTCACAAATTTATAGACTATTGTGTGAAGAACTATGGAGACAAATACATTGCGAACGTTTTGCATGAGTTTTCTCCAAACGGTATTGGCCAAAAGTACGATGAGTTGAggaacattttcaaaatgaatataagTGAGGAAAGTCTGAGCACTTTGCAGATGTTGGAGCGGGACGGGAGTGGCGAGTTGCCTGCGTTTTTGAAGGGACGCCCTGAGgtagggggggaggcggccacAGGGGGGTCGCTCAAGGAGGAGCCTCTAAAGGGGGAGCCACTAAAGGGAGAGCCTCTAAAGGGGGAGCCACTAAAGGGAGAGCCACTAAAGGGGGAGCCACTAAAGGGGGAGCCACTAAAGGAGGAGCCACTAAAGGAGGAGCCACTAAAGGGGAAGCCACTAAAGGAGGAGCCACTAAAGGAGGAACCGCTCCACGGGGAACCGCTCAAAGAGGGCGCCGCGCCAGGCGACGCGGCGGACCCGGGGAACGTGTTCGAGGGTGACCCGGCCCTGAGCGTGACGATCCCCCCCGGACTGAGCCTCCCAGACATAAACCGAGCCCTGCTGCACGGCGCGTACCTAGACAACATCGcggtggtgaagaagtgccTCGAGAAAAACGCAGACATAAACTACTTTGACAAAATTGGAAGGAGAGCCTTACATTATGCATGTGCAGGTGGGTATTATGAAATCTGCCAGCTCCTGATAGACAACGGAGCCAAAGTGAACGTCTCGGATTACAAGCACTGGACTCCTCTACACATAGCCGTTACGAAGATGCATAAGGAGATAACAGAGCTCCTACTGAAGAACGATGCCAACATACACGCGATGCTACCCCATTCGTTGTCCCCAAACAGGGGGAAGACCACGGCCAGCATGTGCATCCATTTCGCAGCCATAAAAGGGAGCAAAGAAATAACAGAGCTGCTGCTACACTATGGGGCCAAAATTAATGACACGGATTTGTCCAACAGGACAGCCCTGCACTATGCTGCGTATAGAAATAACTCAGATTATTtgaagtttttaatttatgagGAGAAGGCCAAGGTTAACATATTTGATGTGCATAACAGGCTGCCTATTCACGCGGCCTGCTTGGGAGGCGTCTTAAAGAACGTGCAGTTGTTGGCAGAGAATAAAAGCTTCCTGCAGAAGAGGGACATTTACGATATGAGTCCGATGGACATAGCCACTATTAAGAAGTTCAAGGACGTGAGGAAGTTCCTGGCCAAGTACATAAACGAGAACTTCTCCCCGAGCGAtgcggaggagggggaggcggcggcggagaagaagaaggaaaacgcTCAGGTGGGAGGGGAGACGAACATTCAGATGGGCGTGAAGGGCGCGGCGGAAGGGGAGGCGAACCAGGGGGAagacctccccccccccgcagaccAAAGCGACGAACACAAAATGGACCCCAAGGAATTCTACAACGAcaacaaaatgataaaagaCATTTTAACGACGACCATCAGCACCATCCTGAAGGAGCGAAATAGGGACCAAATCAAAAGGGTAGTGGACGCCTTGGGCGTGTACATATCCCTGAGCCTCCTCGAGAAAACCATTTTGATCCAAAACTACGGGGGCATAGACATGGTTAGCAAGGAGGGCAAGCGAACCAACGGGGGGGTCTTCTTTTACCTCATAAAGTACATGTACAAAAATGACATCATTTCGAAGTTTAAGTATGACTACAttgtggaggaggagaaggagaagaaaaagaccTACAGGaagttgaagaagaagctgctgcaggaggaggagaacgCGCAGGGGGGCGGCGCGAAGGGGGGCGGTGCGATGGGTGGCAATGTAAAGGGTGTCAGTGCGAATTGTAGCGGTTCGAAGAGTGCCACTGCGAAGGACACCAATGGGAAGAACCTCGATGGGGGGCTCAGCGGGGAGGCTCCCCCAGAGGGGAAgagtaagaagaaaaagaacgATAAGTTTGTGGGCCAACCGAAGGGCACTCGCAATGGTAGTACATCCTTTAATAGTGCGAAGGGGGCTGCCATGGAGAGTGTGCAAAATGGTGGTGCGCCGGTGGTCGGTGCTAGCGGCAACAAGGCGTCAAAGGGTTGCAACACGCAGAAAACTACACGTGGTAGGAGCGCCCTGAGCACCCATAACGGGGAAGTGAAGCATACCGGTAGTGAGCAGGTGGTCTCATTGCCCGCAGTGGCAGCAGTTGGCACAACCCACAAATACAATTGTAACCCATTAGCTACGAAAAACGCAGGGAATAATCCACATTTTGGCAATCTGCAGAGTGACCAGCCCCCCAAGGACACACACACCAGCAACgctgaagagggaaaaaataaaaaaaaaaagaaaaaaaaaaaaaataataataataataatattactaataataatgatagtAATGCTAATAATACGGCTCAAGCTGTTGGGGTGGACGCCCGAGCGGGTACCCCCAACAACTGTGTGGCAAAGGCGAATGTGGGCTCCTCCTTCTTAAATTTGGTGCAAAATTCGTACGCCAGCATGCAAAACATGGTCGAGACGCAGGGCCAGGGGAAGCGCGCCTACCGCCTGAACGGGGCTGCGGGCGAGCGGGGGAACTTTGATTGGGGGCATGGCGGAGGCAGCAGCGGTTTTGGTGGTTTCGGCAACTTCGGCGTTTTCGACGGTTACGGAAGCCTAGACGGTTTTAGCAGCTTCGGCCACTGGAACGGTGTTAGCAGCCTGAACTGCCGCCCCCTGCGCAGGAACCAGGTCAGCATGAACTTCAGCAACGGCAGCAATAGGGTCAGCCTGAACAGCCACAACGGTTGCAACCAGGTTAGCATGAACAGCCGCAACAACGGCAACCAGTATAGCAAGTCAATTCGGAGCTACCAGAATGAGTTCCCCATCCCGTATGTGAACGGGGTGCAAAAGAGTGCCTATGACTACATGGGCTGCGCGGAGAACCCCGGGGGATACCCACATAGCCAAAATGTTTACATGGTGAACAATTTGTGCAACCCGCATGGGAATgggaagcagaaaaagctTTTAAGCAACTTGAGCGGTGGACGCTTTCGGGGCTACCCCAAGATGTAG